A DNA window from Synchiropus splendidus isolate RoL2022-P1 chromosome 2, RoL_Sspl_1.0, whole genome shotgun sequence contains the following coding sequences:
- the rnf150a gene encoding RING finger protein 150a isoform X2 — protein sequence MAASLVRACRSLALSTWLLSFCFVHLLCLDLTVAEKEEWYTAFVSITYMDMLTMQERTERSECGRYGEHSPKKEARGRLLMPGVPQDRQVCDPTTKFPGAAANSSWVALVAAGNCTFKEKIRNVANLNATAVMIYNVGYSGVNDTITMPHPGTGDIVAVMIPESKGQQIASLLDKQVVVFTHITVGTRNLQKYVSRTSVVFVSISFIVLMIVSLAWLVFYYIQRFRYANARDRNQRRLGDAAKKAMSKLQLRTVKKGDKETESDFDNCAVCIEGYKPHDVVRILPCKHIFHKHCVDPWLLDHRTCPMCKMNILKALGIPFNTDCSNDPPLDYEMSLGGPATNPISGASDITVNESSMALDPLDRGAGHQPVYLNAEMMPQAAGRYMVTSDEHLVPHSSDSEPSQITAGGMCASDLDLSTDPEFDDLSPRQDMTNRILPGKE from the exons ATGGCCGCGTCCCTCGTCCGAGCCTGCCGCAGTCTGGCGCTCTCGACGTGGCTGCTGTCCTTCTGCTTCGTGCACTTGCTGTGTCTGGACTTGACGGTGGCGGAGAAGGAGGAGTGGTACACGGCGTTCGTCAGCATCACCTACATGGACATGCTGACGATGCAGGAGCGGACGGAGAGGAGCGAGTGCGGCCGCTACGGCGAGCACTCGCCGAAGAAGGAAGCCCGCGGCCGGCTGCTGATGCCCGGCGTCCCGCAGGACCGACAGGTGTGCGACCCGACCACCAAGTTCCCCGGTGCGGCCGCCAACAGCTCGTGGGTGGCGCTGGTGGCGGCGGGCAACTGCACGTTCAAGGAGAAGATCCGGAACGTTGCCAACTTAAACGCCACTGCGGTGATGATCTATAACGTGGGTTACAGTGGCGTCAACGACACCATCACCATGCCTCACCCCG gtactGGCGACATCGTGGCCGTCATGATCCCAGAGTCGAAAGGCCAGCAGATCGCTTCTCTGCTGGACAAGCAGGTGGTGGTCTTCACCCACATCACAGTGGGAACCCGCAACCTGCAGAAGTACGTGAGCCGCACGTCGGTGGTGTTCGTCTCCATCTCCTTCATCGTCCTCATGATCGTCTCTCTCGCTTGGCTCGTCTTCTACTACATCCAGAGATTCCGCTACGCAAACGCCAGAGATCGCAACCAG AGACGATTGGGGGACGCTGCCAAAAAAGCCATGAGCAAGCTTCAGTTGCGAACTGTGAAAAAAGGAGATAAG GAGACGGAGTCGGATTTCGACAATTGTGCCGTCTGTATCGAAGGCTACAAACCTCATGACGTCGTGAGGATATTACCGTGCAA GCATATTTTCCACAAGCACTGTGTGGACCCCTGGCTGCTGGACCACCGCACGTGTCCCATGTGTAAGATGAACATACTCAAAGCGCTGGGAATACCA TTCAACACAGACTGCTCCAATGACCCACCTCTGGACTACGAGATGTCTCTCGGGGGTCCAGCCACCAATCCCATCAGCGGCGCCAGTGACATCACCGTGAACGAGAGCTCCATGGCGTTGGATCCCTTGGACCGAGGCGCGGGTCACCAGCCGGTCTATCTGAATGCTGAGATGATGCCTCAGGCTGCAGGGCGTTACATGGTCACCAGCG ACGAGCACCTGGTGCCGCACAGCAGCGATTCAGAACCATCTCAGATCACCGCAGGAGGAATGTGTGCCTCGGACTTGGACCTGTCCACAGACCCGGAATTCGACGACCTCAGTCCGAGGCAAGACATGACAAACAGAATCCTTCCAGGTAAAGAGTAG
- the rnf150a gene encoding RING finger protein 150a isoform X1, with protein MAASLVRACRSLALSTWLLSFCFVHLLCLDLTVAEKEEWYTAFVSITYMDMLTMQERTERSECGRYGEHSPKKEARGRLLMPGVPQDRQVCDPTTKFPGAAANSSWVALVAAGNCTFKEKIRNVANLNATAVMIYNVGYSGVNDTITMPHPGLFTPHHMVNKTLNLQGRGTGDIVAVMIPESKGQQIASLLDKQVVVFTHITVGTRNLQKYVSRTSVVFVSISFIVLMIVSLAWLVFYYIQRFRYANARDRNQRRLGDAAKKAMSKLQLRTVKKGDKETESDFDNCAVCIEGYKPHDVVRILPCKHIFHKHCVDPWLLDHRTCPMCKMNILKALGIPFNTDCSNDPPLDYEMSLGGPATNPISGASDITVNESSMALDPLDRGAGHQPVYLNAEMMPQAAGRYMVTSDEHLVPHSSDSEPSQITAGGMCASDLDLSTDPEFDDLSPRQDMTNRILPGKE; from the exons ATGGCCGCGTCCCTCGTCCGAGCCTGCCGCAGTCTGGCGCTCTCGACGTGGCTGCTGTCCTTCTGCTTCGTGCACTTGCTGTGTCTGGACTTGACGGTGGCGGAGAAGGAGGAGTGGTACACGGCGTTCGTCAGCATCACCTACATGGACATGCTGACGATGCAGGAGCGGACGGAGAGGAGCGAGTGCGGCCGCTACGGCGAGCACTCGCCGAAGAAGGAAGCCCGCGGCCGGCTGCTGATGCCCGGCGTCCCGCAGGACCGACAGGTGTGCGACCCGACCACCAAGTTCCCCGGTGCGGCCGCCAACAGCTCGTGGGTGGCGCTGGTGGCGGCGGGCAACTGCACGTTCAAGGAGAAGATCCGGAACGTTGCCAACTTAAACGCCACTGCGGTGATGATCTATAACGTGGGTTACAGTGGCGTCAACGACACCATCACCATGCCTCACCCCG GGCTTTTCACCCCACACCATATGGTCAATAAAACTCTAAATCTGCAAGGCAGGG gtactGGCGACATCGTGGCCGTCATGATCCCAGAGTCGAAAGGCCAGCAGATCGCTTCTCTGCTGGACAAGCAGGTGGTGGTCTTCACCCACATCACAGTGGGAACCCGCAACCTGCAGAAGTACGTGAGCCGCACGTCGGTGGTGTTCGTCTCCATCTCCTTCATCGTCCTCATGATCGTCTCTCTCGCTTGGCTCGTCTTCTACTACATCCAGAGATTCCGCTACGCAAACGCCAGAGATCGCAACCAG AGACGATTGGGGGACGCTGCCAAAAAAGCCATGAGCAAGCTTCAGTTGCGAACTGTGAAAAAAGGAGATAAG GAGACGGAGTCGGATTTCGACAATTGTGCCGTCTGTATCGAAGGCTACAAACCTCATGACGTCGTGAGGATATTACCGTGCAA GCATATTTTCCACAAGCACTGTGTGGACCCCTGGCTGCTGGACCACCGCACGTGTCCCATGTGTAAGATGAACATACTCAAAGCGCTGGGAATACCA TTCAACACAGACTGCTCCAATGACCCACCTCTGGACTACGAGATGTCTCTCGGGGGTCCAGCCACCAATCCCATCAGCGGCGCCAGTGACATCACCGTGAACGAGAGCTCCATGGCGTTGGATCCCTTGGACCGAGGCGCGGGTCACCAGCCGGTCTATCTGAATGCTGAGATGATGCCTCAGGCTGCAGGGCGTTACATGGTCACCAGCG ACGAGCACCTGGTGCCGCACAGCAGCGATTCAGAACCATCTCAGATCACCGCAGGAGGAATGTGTGCCTCGGACTTGGACCTGTCCACAGACCCGGAATTCGACGACCTCAGTCCGAGGCAAGACATGACAAACAGAATCCTTCCAGGTAAAGAGTAG